A stretch of Paenibacillus mucilaginosus 3016 DNA encodes these proteins:
- a CDS encoding spore coat protein CotJB, with translation MTAKPKPLPQAYYTALEELQALDFVLTELQLYLDTHPADEKALRQYKELSAQRLELVEPFERKYGPLIHNGRSQAEEPAEWNTTPWPWQV, from the coding sequence ATGACAGCCAAGCCCAAACCGCTGCCGCAGGCCTACTACACGGCGCTTGAGGAACTGCAGGCGCTGGATTTTGTTCTCACGGAGCTGCAGCTCTACCTTGATACCCATCCGGCGGACGAGAAAGCGCTGCGGCAGTACAAGGAGCTGTCGGCCCAGCGTCTGGAGCTCGTGGAGCCGTTCGAGCGCAAGTACGGACCGCTGATTCACAACGGACGCAGCCAGGCCGAAGAGCCGGCCGAATGGAATACGACGCCATGGCCGTGGCAGGTATAG
- the leuS gene encoding leucine--tRNA ligase: MSQETRENQGYNPLAIEPKWQQYWDQNKTFKVLDDESKPKFYALDMFPYPSGAGLHVGHPEGYTATDIVSRYKRMRGYNVLHPMGWDAFGLPAEQHALDTGQHPREITVKNINNFRRQIKSLGFSYDWDREISTTDPDYYKWTQWIFIQLYNKGLAYVDEVPVNWCPALGTVLANEEVIDGLSERGGHPVIRKPMRQWVLRITEYAERLLEDLEELDWSESIKDMQRHWIGKSKGAEVTFAIDGHDGEGLKVFTTRPDTLFGATYCVLAPEHELVERITAGEQSAAVKEYQERAARKSDLERTDLAKEKTGVFTGAYAVNPVSGARLPIWIADYVLAGYGTGAIMAVPGHDQRDWEFAKQYDLPILEVVSGGDVEKEAYAGDGPHVNSGFLDGLNNEQGIAKMIEWLEQSGKGQGKVTYRLRDWLFSRQRYWGEPIPILHLEDGTMKTVPEDQLPLLLPEVDEIKPSGTGESPLAVVTDWVNTVDPETGKPARRETNTMPQWAGSCWYYLRFIDPKNDDALCSKELQRKWLPVDLYIGGAEHAVLHLLYARFWHKVLYDLGVVETKEPFYKLVNQGMILGENMEKMSKSRGNVINPDEIVNEYGADTLRLYEMFMGPLEATKPWNTNGVDGAYRFLSRVWRLFISEDGSLSAKITDSADAGTDAFKRIWHRTIKKVTEDLEALRFNTAISQLMIFVNEAYKTETLPKAAMEQFAQMLSPIAPHLAEELWEKLGRSGTISYASWPVYEEAWTVDNEVEIVVQVNGKIAERATIAADADEAAMQEFALGLDKVKEATAGKTVRKIIAVKGKLVNIVVG, translated from the coding sequence ATGTCACAGGAAACCAGAGAAAACCAAGGGTATAACCCGTTAGCCATTGAACCGAAGTGGCAGCAGTATTGGGATCAGAACAAAACCTTCAAGGTGCTTGACGACGAGAGCAAGCCGAAGTTCTATGCGCTCGATATGTTCCCGTATCCGTCGGGTGCGGGGCTGCACGTAGGCCATCCGGAAGGGTACACGGCGACGGATATCGTCTCGCGTTACAAGAGAATGCGCGGCTACAACGTGCTTCATCCGATGGGCTGGGATGCGTTCGGCCTGCCGGCCGAGCAGCACGCACTCGATACCGGACAGCACCCGCGTGAGATCACGGTCAAGAACATCAACAACTTCCGCCGCCAAATCAAGTCGCTCGGGTTCTCCTACGATTGGGACCGCGAGATCTCGACGACCGATCCGGATTACTACAAGTGGACGCAGTGGATCTTTATCCAGCTCTACAACAAAGGCCTGGCCTACGTAGACGAAGTGCCGGTTAACTGGTGTCCGGCCCTCGGTACGGTTCTGGCGAACGAGGAAGTCATCGACGGCCTCAGCGAGCGCGGCGGCCACCCGGTCATCCGCAAGCCGATGCGCCAGTGGGTGCTTCGCATCACCGAGTATGCCGAGCGCCTGCTCGAGGATCTCGAGGAGCTCGACTGGTCGGAGAGCATCAAGGACATGCAGCGCCACTGGATCGGCAAGTCCAAGGGGGCGGAAGTGACGTTCGCCATCGACGGGCATGACGGCGAAGGGCTCAAGGTTTTCACGACGCGCCCGGACACGCTGTTCGGCGCAACCTACTGCGTTCTGGCGCCGGAGCATGAGCTGGTGGAGCGCATTACTGCCGGCGAGCAGTCCGCTGCCGTCAAGGAATACCAGGAGCGTGCGGCGCGCAAGAGCGATCTGGAGCGTACGGACCTCGCGAAGGAAAAGACCGGCGTCTTTACGGGCGCTTATGCGGTGAACCCGGTCAGCGGCGCGAGACTGCCGATCTGGATCGCGGACTACGTGCTGGCCGGCTACGGCACCGGCGCCATCATGGCGGTACCGGGCCACGACCAGCGCGACTGGGAGTTTGCGAAGCAGTATGACCTGCCGATCCTCGAGGTGGTCAGCGGAGGGGATGTCGAGAAGGAAGCTTACGCGGGCGACGGCCCTCACGTGAACTCCGGCTTCCTCGACGGCCTGAACAACGAGCAGGGCATTGCGAAGATGATCGAGTGGCTGGAGCAGAGCGGCAAAGGCCAGGGCAAAGTCACCTACCGTCTGCGCGACTGGCTGTTCTCCCGCCAGCGCTACTGGGGCGAGCCGATTCCGATCCTGCACCTCGAAGACGGCACGATGAAGACCGTGCCGGAAGACCAGCTGCCGCTCCTGCTGCCGGAAGTCGACGAGATCAAGCCGTCCGGCACCGGCGAATCGCCGCTGGCTGTCGTGACCGACTGGGTGAACACGGTGGATCCGGAGACGGGCAAGCCGGCACGCCGCGAGACGAACACGATGCCGCAGTGGGCCGGCTCCTGCTGGTACTACCTGCGTTTCATCGATCCGAAGAACGACGACGCGCTCTGCTCGAAGGAGCTGCAGCGCAAGTGGCTGCCGGTCGATCTCTACATCGGCGGTGCGGAGCACGCGGTGCTTCACCTGCTCTATGCCCGCTTCTGGCATAAGGTGCTCTACGACCTCGGCGTGGTGGAGACGAAGGAGCCGTTCTACAAGCTCGTCAACCAGGGCATGATTCTCGGCGAGAACATGGAGAAGATGAGCAAATCGCGCGGCAACGTCATCAACCCGGACGAGATCGTGAACGAGTACGGTGCGGATACGCTGCGCCTGTACGAAATGTTCATGGGCCCGCTCGAGGCGACGAAGCCTTGGAACACGAACGGGGTGGACGGGGCGTACCGCTTCCTGAGCCGCGTATGGCGCCTCTTCATCAGCGAAGACGGCAGCCTCAGCGCGAAGATCACGGACAGCGCCGATGCCGGCACCGACGCGTTCAAGCGTATCTGGCACCGCACGATCAAGAAGGTGACGGAGGATCTCGAGGCGCTGCGCTTCAATACGGCGATCTCCCAGCTGATGATCTTCGTCAACGAAGCGTACAAAACCGAGACGCTGCCGAAGGCCGCCATGGAGCAGTTCGCACAGATGCTCTCACCGATCGCGCCACACCTGGCCGAAGAGCTGTGGGAGAAGCTCGGCCGCAGCGGGACGATCTCTTACGCGTCCTGGCCGGTCTATGAAGAAGCCTGGACGGTCGACAACGAAGTGGAGATCGTGGTCCAGGTCAACGGCAAAATCGCCGAGCGTGCGACGATTGCCGCGGACGCCGACGAAGCGGCCATGCAGGAATTCGCGCTTGGTCTCGACAAGGTGAAGGAAGCTACTGCCGGCAAAACCGTCCGCAAGATCATTGCGGTCAAGGGCAAACTGGTCAATATCGTAGTGGGATAA
- a CDS encoding class I SAM-dependent DNA methyltransferase, translating to MAYERFSYVYDRLMEDMPYEEWLRFAKGCWDKFGHPRTVVDLGCGTGSIAVPLAQEGYEVIGIDLSEDMLAVAQSKADEARLHRSLPPGGSVTFLQQDLRDWELGRPADSVVSFCDCFNYLLEEEDITQAIRQAYAGLKPGGVFIFDVHTTEQLLDYAASQPFFLNEDDIAYIWTCGYDESRSEIEHALTIFVQEEEQHRGDDTPSEWFNRVEETHTQRAYPLPWLEAQLREAGFREVVCYGDFLFKQASEDTRRAFFAAVK from the coding sequence ATGGCTTATGAGCGGTTTTCCTATGTATACGACCGCCTGATGGAGGACATGCCGTACGAGGAGTGGCTGAGGTTCGCCAAAGGCTGCTGGGACAAATTCGGCCATCCCCGCACGGTGGTGGATCTGGGCTGCGGCACCGGCAGCATTGCGGTTCCCCTGGCCCAGGAGGGCTACGAGGTGATCGGCATCGATCTCTCGGAGGACATGCTGGCCGTGGCGCAGAGCAAGGCGGATGAAGCGCGGCTGCACCGCTCGCTGCCGCCGGGAGGAAGCGTCACCTTCCTGCAGCAGGACCTGAGGGACTGGGAGCTGGGCCGTCCGGCCGACAGCGTGGTGTCCTTCTGCGACTGCTTCAATTATCTGCTGGAGGAAGAGGACATCACGCAGGCGATCCGCCAGGCTTACGCCGGGCTGAAGCCGGGCGGCGTGTTTATCTTCGACGTGCACACGACCGAGCAGCTGCTGGATTATGCGGCGAGCCAGCCGTTCTTCCTCAATGAGGACGATATCGCTTATATCTGGACCTGCGGGTATGACGAGAGCCGGAGCGAGATCGAGCATGCGCTGACGATCTTTGTGCAGGAAGAAGAGCAGCACAGGGGGGACGACACGCCGTCGGAGTGGTTCAACCGTGTGGAAGAGACGCACACGCAGCGCGCTTACCCCCTTCCGTGGCTGGAGGCGCAGCTGAGGGAAGCCGGCTTCCGCGAGGTGGTCTGCTACGGCGACTTCCTGTTTAAGCAGGCATCGGAGGATACGCGGCGCGCTTTTTTTGCGGCGGTGAAATAA
- the yqeK gene encoding bis(5'-nucleosyl)-tetraphosphatase (symmetrical) YqeK → MKREEIMESVRSQMPEKRWTHTLGVMETAVRLAERYGADPVKADLAAILHDVCKYWRVDEQARIIRENGLPQDLLEYDKELWHAHAGAWVARTQYGVDDEEILDAIRYHTSGREKMTLLDKVVCLADYMEPGRDFPGVHNIRENAEHSLEKALLAGFDGTIRFLLDKRKRVYPLTLAARNGLIVELEAEEAQE, encoded by the coding sequence ATGAAACGTGAGGAGATCATGGAGTCCGTCCGCTCGCAGATGCCCGAGAAGCGCTGGACCCATACGCTGGGCGTGATGGAGACGGCGGTCCGGCTCGCGGAGCGCTACGGAGCGGATCCGGTGAAGGCGGACCTCGCCGCCATTCTTCACGATGTGTGCAAGTATTGGCGGGTGGACGAGCAGGCGCGGATCATCCGGGAGAACGGGCTTCCGCAGGACCTGCTGGAGTACGACAAGGAGCTGTGGCATGCCCACGCCGGCGCCTGGGTGGCCCGGACGCAGTACGGCGTGGATGACGAGGAAATTCTCGATGCGATCCGCTACCACACATCCGGCCGGGAGAAGATGACGCTGCTCGACAAAGTCGTCTGCCTGGCGGATTATATGGAGCCGGGCCGGGATTTTCCGGGAGTGCATAATATTCGGGAAAACGCCGAACATAGTTTAGAGAAGGCGCTGCTTGCGGGCTTCGACGGTACGATCCGCTTCCTGCTGGACAAGCGCAAGCGGGTGTATCCGCTGACCCTGGCGGCACGCAACGGTCTTATTGTGGAATTGGAAGCTGAAGAAGCGCAGGAATAG
- a CDS encoding nicotinate-nucleotide adenylyltransferase, producing MKVGLMGGTFDPIHLGHLLAADSVCEALELDEVWFMPTNVPPHKEHKPGASAAERLEMVRLAVEGHPRFRASDVELRRGGVSYSIETVTRLRKEHPDKQFYYIIGADMVQYLPKWYRIEELVRLVTFVGLERPGYSTEYETLPGPIREAVRLVRMPQVELSSTEIRQRRAEGRSARYRVPDRVNDYIEVNSLYET from the coding sequence ATGAAAGTCGGCTTGATGGGCGGCACGTTCGATCCGATCCATCTCGGACATCTCCTTGCCGCGGACAGTGTGTGCGAGGCGCTGGAGCTGGACGAGGTGTGGTTCATGCCGACGAACGTCCCGCCCCACAAGGAGCATAAGCCGGGGGCTTCGGCCGCCGAGCGGCTGGAGATGGTGCGCCTCGCGGTGGAGGGCCATCCGCGGTTCCGTGCATCGGATGTGGAGCTGCGCAGGGGCGGCGTGTCCTACAGCATCGAGACCGTAACCAGGCTCCGGAAGGAGCACCCGGACAAGCAGTTTTATTACATTATCGGTGCGGACATGGTCCAGTACCTGCCGAAGTGGTACCGCATCGAGGAGCTTGTCCGGCTGGTGACGTTCGTGGGGCTCGAGCGGCCGGGCTATTCGACTGAATACGAGACCCTTCCCGGACCGATCCGGGAGGCGGTGAGGCTCGTGCGCATGCCGCAGGTGGAGCTGTCCTCCACGGAGATCCGGCAGCGCCGGGCCGAAGGCCGTTCGGCGCGTTACCGCGTACCGGACCGGGTAAATGATTATATCGAGGTGAACTCGCTGTATGAAACGTGA
- the rsfS gene encoding ribosome silencing factor produces the protein MIQPEELLELVVDAAEDKKAMNLVALNLKGISLIADYFMICHGNSETQVQAIATEIRKRAEEKGARLRGLEGMDTARWVLVDLGDVVVHVFHRDDREYYNIERLWSDAKVVERV, from the coding sequence ATGATACAACCGGAAGAGCTGCTGGAGCTCGTGGTCGATGCGGCCGAAGACAAGAAAGCGATGAACCTCGTCGCCCTGAACCTGAAGGGCATTTCGCTGATTGCGGACTACTTTATGATCTGTCACGGGAACTCGGAGACACAGGTGCAGGCGATCGCCACCGAGATCCGCAAGCGCGCCGAGGAGAAGGGCGCCCGCCTGCGCGGACTCGAAGGCATGGATACGGCACGCTGGGTGCTCGTGGATCTCGGGGACGTCGTGGTGCATGTGTTCCACCGCGATGACCGCGAATATTACAACATCGAGCGTCTGTGGTCGGATGCCAAGGTCGTTGAGCGCGTATGA
- the yhbY gene encoding ribosome assembly RNA-binding protein YhbY — MLTGKQKRYLRSLAHHLDPIFQVGKGGVNDHIIRHINEAIETRELIKVTVLNNCMEDRDEVAQQLADGAKAELVQVIGKIVVLYKESREHKTIELPV, encoded by the coding sequence ATGCTGACAGGCAAACAAAAACGATATCTGAGATCGCTGGCCCACCATCTCGACCCGATTTTCCAGGTGGGGAAGGGCGGCGTGAATGATCATATTATCCGCCATATCAACGAGGCGATCGAAACGCGGGAGCTCATCAAGGTGACCGTGCTCAACAACTGTATGGAGGACCGGGACGAAGTGGCGCAGCAGCTTGCTGACGGAGCTAAAGCGGAGCTCGTCCAGGTCATCGGCAAGATCGTGGTGCTCTACAAGGAGTCCCGCGAGCACAAAACGATCGAGCTCCCGGTGTAA
- a CDS encoding YqeG family HAD IIIA-type phosphatase, whose translation MLKKLIPHQHVNSIYEINLQQLYEQGYRGIITDLDNTLVGAKAPLATPELIDWLKVVGQIGFQVVVVSNNQRTRVTKFAEPLSLPFIYRAKKPTTAAFRKALTMMNLRSNQTVVIGDQMLTDVLGGNRMGLHTILVTPISPSDEGFFTKVNRTLEKAAQTLMRK comes from the coding sequence TTGCTGAAAAAGCTGATTCCGCACCAACATGTCAATTCGATATACGAAATTAATCTGCAGCAGCTATATGAGCAGGGATATCGGGGCATTATTACGGACTTGGACAATACGCTGGTTGGGGCCAAAGCGCCGCTCGCCACACCGGAGCTGATCGACTGGCTGAAGGTTGTCGGTCAGATCGGGTTTCAGGTGGTGGTCGTATCCAACAACCAGCGGACGAGGGTGACCAAGTTCGCGGAGCCGTTATCCCTGCCTTTCATTTACCGGGCGAAGAAGCCGACTACCGCGGCCTTCCGCAAGGCGCTCACCATGATGAATCTGCGTTCGAACCAGACGGTCGTGATCGGCGACCAGATGCTGACCGATGTGCTGGGCGGCAACCGGATGGGGCTCCATACGATCCTCGTGACGCCGATCTCGCCCTCCGATGAAGGCTTTTTCACCAAGGTCAACCGCACCCTCGAGAAGGCTGCCCAAACGCTCATGAGAAAGTAG
- a CDS encoding spore coat associated protein CotJA, whose product MTRADQKKLEEQTRVFQPPAGRFDPCPPIVEKTYVTPPQLFLTYQPADQEQYSPKEALKRGTLWPDLYSPYEPKRYEEE is encoded by the coding sequence ATGACACGTGCCGACCAGAAGAAGCTGGAGGAGCAGACCCGCGTATTCCAGCCCCCGGCGGGCAGATTCGATCCCTGTCCCCCCATTGTCGAGAAGACTTATGTGACCCCGCCCCAGCTGTTCCTGACGTATCAACCGGCGGACCAGGAGCAGTACAGCCCGAAGGAAGCTTTGAAGAGAGGCACGCTGTGGCCGGACCTGTACAGTCCTTACGAACCGAAGCGTTACGAGGAGGAGTGA
- a CDS encoding CvfB family protein, whose translation MRLEAGTNQRLEVAREVSPHGFFLTDGTQDILLHYSEVVGEVKTGTQVEVFLFYDTQDRLAATMREPLIKLNEVALLEVADFHPRFGCFLEMGLGRQLLLPFRELPEMEELRPQVGDKVFVTMTHDRQGRLVAKVAGEDLLKPLCFDAPQSWRNTTVEARVYKPLQMGTFVVCEGGVVGFGVIGFIHASERTRLLRLGEKVSARITFVREDGNVNCSMRERKETGRGEDADKLLDFLKERRNGAMPFSDETPADLISQRFGMSKSAFKRALGKLMKEGLVYQEGSWTYLKQSEEQPVSE comes from the coding sequence ATGAGGCTCGAAGCAGGCACGAACCAGCGTCTCGAAGTAGCCCGTGAGGTATCGCCCCACGGGTTCTTCCTGACGGACGGCACGCAGGATATTCTGCTCCATTACAGCGAAGTGGTCGGTGAAGTGAAGACCGGCACCCAGGTGGAGGTCTTCCTGTTCTACGACACGCAGGACCGGCTGGCCGCCACCATGCGTGAGCCGCTCATCAAGCTGAACGAAGTGGCGCTGCTGGAGGTCGCCGATTTTCACCCCCGCTTCGGATGCTTCCTTGAGATGGGGCTCGGTCGCCAGCTGCTCCTTCCGTTCCGGGAGCTTCCCGAGATGGAAGAGCTTCGCCCGCAGGTCGGCGACAAGGTCTTCGTCACGATGACCCATGACCGTCAGGGACGCCTCGTGGCCAAGGTGGCCGGGGAAGACCTGCTGAAGCCGCTGTGCTTCGATGCGCCGCAGTCGTGGCGCAACACGACGGTTGAAGCCCGGGTATACAAGCCGCTGCAGATGGGCACCTTCGTCGTATGTGAAGGCGGGGTCGTCGGCTTTGGCGTCATCGGCTTCATTCATGCGTCCGAGCGCACCCGGCTGCTGCGGCTGGGGGAGAAGGTCAGCGCGCGGATCACGTTCGTCCGCGAGGACGGCAATGTGAACTGCTCGATGCGCGAGCGCAAGGAGACGGGCCGCGGCGAGGATGCGGACAAGCTGCTCGACTTCCTGAAGGAACGCCGCAACGGGGCGATGCCGTTCTCGGACGAAACGCCGGCGGACCTGATCTCCCAGCGCTTCGGCATGAGCAAGTCGGCCTTCAAGCGTGCCCTCGGCAAGCTGATGAAGGAAGGGCTCGTGTACCAGGAAGGCAGCTGGACCTACTTGAAGCAAAGCGAAGAACAGCCGGTTTCCGAGTAA
- the yqeH gene encoding ribosome biogenesis GTPase YqeH has product MENKNCAGCGVALQQENPDQLGFVPEQALSRTPVICQRCYRIKNYNEASGITLNQDDFLKLLGHVGTTDSLVVNIVDLFDFEGSMISGLPRFVGNNPIILVVNKIDLLPKVTNYNRILNWVQRQAKEAGLKVANIVLCSARKNMGFERVIEALDEHRKGRDIYVVGATNVGKSTLINRLIHDYSDLDAELTVSQYPGTTLDLVRIPLDDGGSIIDTPGIVYKHRLTELVNKKDLMKVMPDKPMKPLVFQLNSGQSVYFGALARFDFLQGERQSFTFYVSNSLEAHRTKLEKADELYENHKGVLLQPPVLENLDELPKLTKHAIRIPKGGNLDVSISGLGWVKANGVQGAELAIHVPRGVKVAVRESLI; this is encoded by the coding sequence TTGGAAAACAAGAATTGCGCGGGATGCGGCGTTGCGCTGCAGCAGGAGAACCCGGATCAGCTCGGCTTCGTGCCTGAGCAGGCTCTGTCCCGTACGCCGGTGATCTGCCAGCGCTGCTACCGTATCAAGAACTATAATGAAGCATCCGGGATTACGCTGAACCAGGATGACTTTCTGAAGCTGCTCGGCCATGTCGGCACGACGGATTCGCTCGTCGTCAACATCGTCGACCTGTTCGACTTCGAGGGGAGCATGATCTCCGGTCTGCCCCGCTTCGTAGGGAACAATCCGATCATCCTCGTCGTGAACAAGATCGACCTGCTGCCGAAGGTGACCAACTACAACCGCATCCTGAACTGGGTGCAGCGCCAGGCGAAGGAAGCCGGGCTGAAGGTGGCCAACATCGTGCTCTGCTCGGCCCGCAAGAACATGGGCTTCGAACGAGTGATCGAGGCGCTCGACGAGCACCGTAAGGGCCGGGATATCTACGTCGTCGGCGCGACGAACGTCGGCAAGTCCACGCTGATCAACCGCCTGATCCACGATTACAGCGACCTCGATGCGGAGCTGACCGTCTCCCAGTATCCGGGAACGACGCTCGATCTCGTGCGCATTCCGCTCGATGACGGCGGCTCCATTATCGATACGCCGGGCATCGTATATAAGCACCGCCTCACGGAGCTCGTGAACAAGAAGGACCTCATGAAGGTCATGCCGGACAAGCCGATGAAACCCCTCGTGTTCCAGCTGAACAGCGGGCAGTCGGTGTATTTCGGCGCTTTGGCGCGGTTTGACTTCCTGCAGGGCGAACGCCAGTCGTTCACCTTCTATGTGTCCAACTCGCTCGAGGCGCACCGGACGAAGCTGGAGAAGGCGGACGAGCTCTACGAGAACCACAAGGGCGTGCTGCTGCAGCCGCCGGTTCTCGAGAACCTGGATGAGCTGCCGAAGCTGACGAAGCATGCGATCCGCATTCCGAAGGGCGGCAATCTCGACGTCTCGATCTCCGGCCTCGGCTGGGTGAAGGCGAACGGCGTCCAGGGAGCGGAGCTGGCCATCCACGTGCCCCGCGGGGTGAAAGTGGCGGTCAGGGAATCCCTGATCTAG
- the aroE gene encoding shikimate dehydrogenase — protein sequence MEKLVLVRKQGLDSHTILYGVFGDPVRHSKSPVMLNRAFDVAGINAAYGAFHILPGTLKDAVAGIRALGFRGVNVTVPHKLEVMSYLDEIDEGARVIGAVNTVVNEGGRLIGYNTDGIGYIRSLKEETGIELKGRKVLMIGAGGAARGVGYALAQEGAEHIYIANRTKEKALDLADALGGYGSISGHGLDEIHELAGDAALIVNNTLVGMYPNVDEVPMDISLIREDHVVSDLIYNPLETRLLREAREKQGATVHSGLGMFIYQGAYAFEYWTGQPAPVEAMRKAVLDSFGEAEADRQKQPN from the coding sequence ATGGAGAAGCTGGTGCTGGTGAGAAAGCAGGGGCTGGACAGCCACACGATTCTGTATGGCGTCTTCGGAGACCCGGTGCGGCACTCGAAGTCGCCGGTCATGCTGAACCGGGCGTTCGACGTGGCGGGCATCAACGCGGCCTACGGCGCATTTCATATTCTGCCGGGAACGCTCAAGGACGCGGTAGCAGGCATCCGTGCGCTCGGCTTCCGCGGCGTGAACGTCACGGTGCCCCACAAGCTGGAAGTGATGTCGTATCTCGATGAGATCGACGAGGGCGCCCGGGTGATCGGGGCGGTGAACACCGTCGTGAACGAGGGCGGCCGCCTCATCGGCTATAACACTGACGGCATCGGCTATATCCGTTCGCTGAAGGAAGAGACGGGCATCGAGCTTAAGGGACGCAAGGTGCTCATGATCGGTGCCGGCGGGGCGGCCCGGGGCGTTGGATATGCGCTGGCGCAGGAAGGCGCGGAGCATATCTACATCGCGAACCGGACGAAGGAGAAGGCGCTCGATCTGGCCGACGCACTCGGCGGCTACGGCAGCATCAGCGGCCATGGGCTCGACGAGATCCACGAGCTGGCGGGAGACGCGGCGCTTATCGTGAACAATACGCTCGTCGGTATGTATCCGAACGTGGATGAGGTGCCGATGGACATCTCGCTGATCCGGGAGGATCATGTCGTGAGCGACCTCATTTATAATCCCCTCGAGACGAGGCTGCTGAGGGAAGCCCGGGAGAAGCAGGGCGCCACGGTGCACAGCGGACTAGGCATGTTCATCTACCAGGGGGCGTACGCCTTCGAATATTGGACCGGACAGCCGGCACCGGTCGAGGCTATGCGCAAAGCGGTGTTGGACTCGTTCGGCGAAGCCGAAGCAGACAGACAGAAACAACCAAACTAG
- a CDS encoding manganese catalase family protein — MFLYEKKLQYPVRVSKCDPRMAKYLMEQYGGADGELAAALRYMNQRYSLPDKVVGLLTDVTMEEFSHLEMIAAMILKLTKDATPQQMREAGLGDHYANHGSALFYQNAAGVPWQASYIQAKCDPIADLYEDIAAEEKARATYQWLIDMTDDVDLQDSLKFLREREIVHSMRFREAVEMLKEDQAAQKFF, encoded by the coding sequence ATGTTCTTATATGAAAAGAAGCTGCAGTATCCCGTACGCGTAAGCAAATGCGATCCCCGGATGGCCAAATACCTCATGGAACAGTACGGCGGCGCGGATGGCGAGCTGGCGGCGGCGCTGCGTTATATGAACCAGCGGTATTCGCTGCCGGACAAGGTGGTCGGCCTGCTGACGGATGTCACCATGGAGGAATTCTCCCATCTGGAGATGATCGCGGCGATGATCCTCAAGCTGACCAAGGATGCGACCCCGCAGCAGATGCGCGAGGCGGGCCTTGGCGACCATTATGCGAACCACGGCAGTGCCCTGTTCTACCAGAACGCGGCTGGCGTACCTTGGCAGGCGAGCTACATACAGGCCAAATGCGATCCGATCGCCGACCTCTACGAGGACATTGCGGCGGAGGAGAAGGCGCGGGCCACTTATCAATGGCTGATCGACATGACCGACGACGTCGACCTGCAGGACAGCCTGAAGTTCCTGCGCGAGCGGGAGATTGTGCATTCGATGCGCTTCCGTGAAGCGGTGGAGATGCTGAAGGAAGACCAGGCGGCGCAGAAGTTTTTCTAG